The nucleotide sequence CTACATAATTCCAAGGGTTTGGCTCGGGTTAAATGAGTCAAAAGTAATCCACTTTTTTCTGAATGTCTAAAACCATTTGTAGTGGTAGTTCGTGTTGTGCACTTTTTACACTTTTTTGATTACTAGGACGTGTTGTGTTattgagtggagtagtggtggtgttgtgaGTTGGTGTTGTGAGTTGGTGTTGTGTAAGTGGAATGCTGATTTaacatttaattttttatttttctgtattatttattagttttattttatttttattattaaaaataaaaataaatatttgttataaaattaataacattaaataaaataaagtacataatttAAAATccaaaataaaaaaatacataaactAAATACTTAATATAAAAAGATGAAATAACATAAAGTGAATCTAGGCATTCGGGTTAGCGTCGATGTTCAAGTTGTCTTTCATCTGCTTACGAACCAATTTTTTGAGATTTTGAAGACGTATCACGTCTTCATGTTCTTCCATTTGAGCCGATGATCTCCCCAACTCATCAATTTGTGTGAGCGCGGTTTGCATAGTGCAAAACTGCTTGAAAGTGTCGATCGCACTTGTCTTTTCTTTTGCCACAATACCCCATTGGTCCATAAACTCTTCCGTCCTCGACGTACTCGAACTTTTACCACGAGATGACGCTCCTGCGTCCGACGAAGCCGACTGTTTTGGGCTTTCTTTGCTCTATCACGTCCCATTAGACGTTGCATCGGAACTTCCCCAAACAACTCGGCCtcatctgtgatgccccgtacaaaatcaatgtgtacggatcatcaataacaggtccattacacggttacaacactatatgctgttttaaaacaagttttgcattcatgaaaagataacgtttttaccaacgtcaaatgttttacaaaagataacgtgcttctacgaatagaaagcattaacataagtacgtgacacaaaggtcattacaaaaccatagttcgaagataacataagttgtgaatgcaagagaaaagttccatgattgagacatctctaaacaatgcagcggaagtctaacacagcgagtctataacatcaagtctaatacagcggaagcaacaacgtctaagaacctgagaaatgacatgctttaaaatgtcaacacgaatgttggtgagctatagttttattgtaatcaacaatgtaatgtagaccacgggatttcgtattcaaaacagtatgaaaagtatatgcttaaccgtggccacttggtaactaacttaacgtaaaataaagtatcaccccctaatagtacacttggcaagtgcgttaaaacaaaagaagtattaaacacccgttaaatgctagcgctactagcccgagtggggatgtcaaaccctatggatcgatatctaagattcgcgtctaccggttcataatccaatagttaaacgttaccgagctaaggggaaaatttttaccataatgtcacccacacatatataaagttaaagtactcgtgtctagtatgtaaaacataaaaagcgcatgtattctcagtccaaaaaatagttaaagtaaaaagggagctataactcacaatgaatgtgcggtaaagtcaatacaaataagtaagcaagtagtaagttggtccgaaaggtcctcaacctaagtcaaaggttactaagttagtaaatcatccccaaaagtttaaaagtaaataagttaagtcttaagtatcatcatcatcatcacacgtaaaagataaagtaagttttaaacaagaatagagatcgaaactaagggctgacttcgatcagctgctacgacctctatacaaactgaaatgacgtgcggtcagtggccaaggctccgtatgtgagtcctcttaccgctgtcaaattttcagatcctaactcgatgtcgtttgaccgtggcgacggttcaagcgcgagtaggtcagaaatttcagcacgtcgttacgaaggcgtagtgattttcggaaggctataaatcctaaaccgtatattggatttaggcgagtcttaaacgaaaagtcatctactcgaaccgaactatctggaaatcactttccagaagtcccaggagtcagatcaaaccctgaaaaacagaaaacaagtgctccggtgggcttcttggtgtttgatgctcatcacggttctcatccttgatgcgtataagcttcaagtgtacaactcttgatgttttagcatcactttaagcaaggtttaaccatcaacacataaagtcaagactaagaaatgaaatacaactcatttgagagtttgagcaagatgatgaaccaaagttacatcaagttcttagtttcgacacaagtacaagttctattaagctataaactctgattcaaactaaataagcaagaccttaagttatagaacttagatcttagctaaatattgaagaccttagaTTAAAAggtctagatcttatgttcttggtgaaaccctaagttatagaacttagactttcaacttttacaaaaccttaagttataaaacttagatttttgaaaagtaaaatgaatgtaagcttatgagcttttgtttaaacaagttagatgaccaaaagttacataacttagatcaaacacaataaTGAAACCTTAAGCTAGATGATCAATCCTAGATCATCCTATTaaggttaatcaaggattgagtgcaatgagggggtataatggatgtcgattatgattttgggaccttattgtcatatttcgttacgTGCTAAATGaacaacaaccatgtcccggtcttcgtaaattaccttaaccaaacaatgatcaagtctcgggcaaagtcacgagagagatcaatatggctagagcaattcttccagaatcaacaatctaaaatgagaggccaagctccctatttataggttcagGAGTTACACGGAAGTAAGATGTgcgggcacttaggcattccgcacaaaCACTGCGAGAATCCTTCGCACTCTTTAATATTCTGCGTAATCCTACCGCGTTCATTAGGAATTTACCGCGGTTCAGTTGTCTTGTGTTTTTGCCTTTAAATGTTCTTccgcactaaaaatatacatatacttaagtatgtatatgatcaagtcccccccagtttattgtgttacatttttGCAAAAAATGTAAGacaataaactctaaaaaataaaatttacaGTTTGTCCGCATGTGCATACGATTCACGCACAATGTTTCGCGTAAAGACATTATTTATGTTTACAACGGCTATTTTTTCATTTGCTGAATTTTTATTTGCGTATATAGCCGTTAAGTAATAATACCGTTGGGATTATTTGTTCAACATATGTATAGAAACTGATTATCATTGTATCCATCATACTTTCTCTCTCCCTCATAATAACCATCAATACGATCATTTCTTTACAATCGCTTTTTGTTTTAATTCTACACAAACAACCTTTACAttcatccatcatcatcatgaGGGTTTccgagattgaaaagaaggatgacacaaAACAATTTCTCGCAGAGCGGCTAAAAAGCCCTGAATCGAGATCATCATCAAAACCTGTACAAAAATCTCCTACCACCAGCACCCAACAAACAACTGCGACTCCCAGCAAACGAACCGCTACATCTCCTCTTACAGGTTCTCCAAAGAGGTTTACGCGGTCTAGTTCAGTTATTCCCACTGCATCCGAGACTGGTAATGTTCAAATTGCGTATATTATTATTGCTTTAACTAACACCTATAGTGTTCGATTATGTTAATACATCTTtctctttcttttttttatatatactttttcaACAGAAACGTCTGTTACTCCACCACCATCAACACAAACAAGTTCTCCACCAACATTTGATTTATCCAAATACGAAGACATTCGGCGCACTCCTCCCAGCACTGTAAAATCAATTAAAGTGGATGGCCTTCAAGGCTATTTATGCGCCTCTCCAGAAGTTGCGCTGGATCAACGGCAACATATGAAGCTTGCCCTTCCTCATGATTTGCGCGTGGAGTTTACAAACTCTCGCATAGCGACGCATTCAACTGTTTTTCCCAGAACATCTACATGTCATTTGCATCTGCGTTTGATGCAATGTCTCGTCAAGAAAGTTTACTGAATTTTTGAAAAAGGAACAAGCCAAGCACGCAAGCACTCAGTCCTAAGTGTCTTCCATCACCACAGAATTACAAGCAACAAAAAATTCTGTGGATGATTTGAAAAAACAACTGTCTGAGAAAGCCATTGAAATGGACAATCTTCAAGCCGCCCATGACACGATGAAAACCAAGCTCCTTCAAACTCAAACCGAGCTATCCGCTGTTTTATCCGAGAAAACGACTGCGGAATCTAACTACGCGAAACTTCGCGAACAGCTGCATGAACTTGGGAAAACGTTATGGATTCAGCTGATGTTTCGCAGCGATTTGATACGTATGTCACCGCACTTCAACAGCTTGAGCGGGTGAAGTTTTTGCAGGAGATTAGCAAGGTTACCGTTCTACCGGAACCAATGCCGGAGTATATTGAGAAGCTAATCTGCCCTCTTGAAGAGGCAGAAGAAATGGTAGCATTGGCCAGGGAAGGAATCCGCGTTATTCCTATTCCAAAATTAGAAGCTATAAGTCAAAACAAGGATGCTCCCGTCGAAGACATTATTGATTTAGACTTAACCAATAAGGAATAGGATTTCGCAATTTGTAAGCGTGTCTGTAGGCGCATTTTAATGAGTCGATTTGCTGTACCCTTCAcgatattataataaaatttcatttatcaattgcaattgcttatatttatatagcgcttttcataatattattcataatcactagcattgtcctttgcaatttcattGTTTACTATTGTGCACATAAAAAACAattactttatgcgaaacaacctGTATGCACGTGCTCTTctgcacattatgaatcttctaagtccaccgaaacgatccttaggtaaaAACTTGTGTTTattgcgaagcatccaagtatggCTAGATCTAATACTTTGGGCAAAAGATAGCAAACTGACTTCCTTTCGCATACACTTTAAAATGTTTTTATTAACTACCAAGTGGTCTTTACCATCACTTGTTTAATTTCATTTATGGTATTGCATTAAACGCATTATACTTACAAACTACTCACAAACACGCAATTGCTGCTATGAACAGAAACTTGAACTTTATTCAATTTCACATAATAGTGCAAACTTATTTGCTATGCATTAACATGAATCCCTAGAATGCGCATAGAATTTCTCACATTTCTTTTGATTACACGTAATATCTTTTCAACAAAGTAGCATGCCACGCGTTAGGTATATTACGCCCTTCAATGTCCTGGAGTTTATAAGAGCCTACCGCATTAATTCCCACTATTTTGTACGGACCTTCCCAATTGGGTCCCAACTTCCCTTGTTTTTCAGCACGACTTGCTTCATTATTCCGCAAAACCCATTCTCCTACATCAAAGGCTAACGCGCGTACTTTCTTGTTGTAATACTTAGCAATTTGTTGCTTATTATTTTCTTCACGTATTGCGGCCATAAGCCTGTGCTCTTCAATGTAATTTAGGTTTTCACAAATGCCATCTGCATTCGCACTTTCATCAAAATTAGCAACCCTATGCGTCTCAACAATGACTTCCGTGGGGATCATTGCTTCTGAACCATATACTAGGTTAAAAGGTGTTTCGCCCGTACTTTTCTTGAAAGTAGTGCGATGAGCCCATAGTACATTTGAAAGTTCATCAACCCATCCATTCCGCTTTTCATTCAAACACTTTTTAATACCGCTGACAATATCACGATTAGTGACCTCGCACAACCCATTTGCCTGCGGATGTGCCACTGCTGTAAATTTTTGAATTATATTCAATTCTGTACACCAACTTAAAAATGGATCCTTTGCAATCTGTGCTCCATTATCACTTACAAGCTCCCGCggaataccaaatctgcacacaatgtattcccatacaaaattctGCACTTGCACGCCAGTGATTGTGCGTAAGGCttttgcttccacccatttagtgaAATAATCAATGGCTACAATCAGGAACTTTACATTCCATGCACCTGGTGGAAAGGGTCCCACAATATCAATGGCCCATTTATAAAATGGCCATGGTGAATCAATTCGAATCATACCATGCCTTGGTTTACGATTCTGTGATGCGTGCCGTTGACAGCTTTTACACCTTTTAACTGTTTGCGCAACATCGCGATATAGGGTAGGCCAAAAGTAACCCATTCGCATTATTTTTGCGGCAATGGTTTTATAACCTGAATGAAGAGCACAAGATCCACTATGCACTTCCTCAACAATCGTTGCTGCTTCTGCGGGTCCTACACACCGCATTAATGGTCTCAAATATGATTTGCGATATAACACATCGTTTTTAATCACATACATAGGTGATCTTTCGCGTACCAAACGAGCTTCCATTTTATCTTCTGGCAATGCATCATTTCACAGATAATTGACAATAGGATCCATCCAATTTGGTGCAACCTCTTCGATAGCCGCAACAAATAAACTTCCATCTATGGATTTATTGGGAAGTTCTTCTACCCAGACCTGTTTTTGAAAGTGCGAAAATGTCAATGCAGCGAGTTTGCTCAACTCGTCCGCCTTTTTATTTTGACTTCTCGATACTTGCGATAACTCAAAGAATTCAAATTTTTCTGCGGAATCCTGCACAAGTTTTAAATACTTCTGCATAGACAACTCATGGGCTTCAAAAGAGCCATTGAATTGGTTTGCCACCAGCTGCGAATCAACATATGCGCGCAATTGCGTAATATTCATCTTATGCACCATATTTAATCCTGCAAGCAATGCTTTGTATTCAGCCTCATTGTTTGTTACATCAAAATTAAAGCGTAGCGCGTATGTGTGTTCTTCTCCACTTGGATTTGTCAACACTAATCCCGTGCCTGCTCCTTCAATACACGATGCGCCATCTGTATATAAATCCCAAACTTCGTGCTGAGGTGGCTTTAATTGTGTTCTCTCATGGATAACCTCCAAGTCACCCGTCATTTCTGCAAGGTAATCTGCCAAAACTTGACCTTTTACAGATGTACGCGGTAGATACGATATTTCAAATGCTCCAAGCTCAATCGCCCATTTGGCAAGTCTTCCAGATATCGCGAGTGTTCTCAAAACATTCTTAACCAGCAAATTAGTTAAGACATGTACTGGATGACCCTGAAAGTATCTGCACAACCTTCTTGACGTCAAAACTAACGCGTAAATAAATTTTTCAATCGGCGCATAATTTATTTCACTTCCCGCAAGCGCCTTACTAACGAAATAAACTGGCTTTTGGATCTTGTTCCTTTCCGCAACAAGTACTGAGCCAAATGCTTCATTCGCAACCGATATATAAAGGTACAATATTTTGCCATCAACATGCGCGATCAATGTAGGCAATGTAGCAAGCAATTGCTTCATCTCTTAAAATGCCTTATCTGCTTCTTCAGTCCATACAAAGTTCTTCTGCTTCAAAAAACCTTTAAGAGTGCGAAAGAAAGGCAACTGTCTTTCCGCGGCCTTTGAAAGAAATCTGGTTAAAGCCGCGATTTTTTCAGTTAAACTTTGTACTTCTTTAACAGTTTTAGGCGCGGTCATATTTTCGATTGCAGCAATTTTCTTAGGATTTGCTTGTATACCCTGCTCAGTGACATAAtatcctagaaacttgccttcccttTCCCCGAAACTGCATTTAGACGGATTCaatttcatgttgatttttcgcAAACTTTCAAATGTTTCTTTCATATCAACCAAAATATTTTCTTACATTTTGCTTTTAACAACAAGATCATCAATATAAGCCTCCAGATTACGGCCTATCTGTCCTTCAAACGCTTTATCAATTAATCACCGATAAGTTGCTCCCGCATTTTTAAGGCCAAAGGGCATTTTAATATAACAATAAATGCCTTTTCCAGTATGGAACGCGGTTTTATCCTCATCATCCAACGCCATTGGTATCTGATGGTATCCTTTTGTAGCATCTAAAAAACACTTGTAAGGATAGGCGTGCAAAGATTCCACCTTAAGATCAATTTCAGGAAATGGATAGTTATCTTTTGGACAAGCTTTGTTTATGTCTTTGAAGTCTATACATATCCTCCAcgaaccatcaggttttttcaccaaaACAGGGTTCGCAACCCATGTTAGATATTTCACTTCGCGCAATATTCCTGCATTAACTAATTTAGCAACTTCCGCAGATAACCACTTCATGCGATCTGGAGCCATTCCTCTGCGCTTTTGCACAATAGGTTTTAACGCCGGATTAGCATTTAATCTATGTTCTGCAACGTTACGCAGAACCCCAGTCATATCTTGCTCACTCTAAGCAAATACATCCATATAAGTAAAAAGCAATTGCACAATCTTCCTTCGTATTTCCGCATTCAATTCAGCGCCAATTTTAATTTTTTGATCAACATACTTAGGATTCACAACGACCATATTATCTTCTTCAATTTTATGCACAACAACTGTGTCTTGCGTGCTTATAGCCGCACAAATTGGTGGCATAGTCATAGAATTTATGGTTGCTACACCTTTGCAAGTAGTGAATTTAACCATTCCGTGTATTGTAGATGGCACTATGCCAAGCTTTCGCAACGCAGATCTTCCCAATAACATGTTATAATGCGAGGCAGCGCgtataacataaaaatctaactGCGTTTGCCTTGTCAACTTCACCTCTATTTCGTCGCACAATTCAATTTCTAATGATAATTGCCCCATGGGCCAGGCAGATTCACCCGCAAAACCAGATAAGGATATCGCAGTTGGCTTTGTGATCCCCGTATTTGCGATTTTACACGATATGACTAATGGCATCTCATTCATTTCGTGATTTTGTGCAAATGGAAACGTAATAGGCGTGAATTGCCATTTTTCAAACACTTCTACTGCTTTTCGCTTTTTGAATCCTTTTTTCTTGTGTATTGTACTTATTATTCTCGCATCTTGCACTTTTTTCAGTTCTTTTAGCAAACTTTTGTTTAAACAGGTGTCACGTGCTTTATGCACCTTCAAATTCATATTTACAACTTTCTTAGTCGCCAAAAGCTTTTGTCGCCTAGTCATTTCGCTTTGCACACAACTATTGTTACACGAATTGCATATTCCTGcaacataatgaagaaaataacacGATTAGAATTAGAAAATGAGTTTAATAGCTCGATTATAATGGACGCAAATTTCTCATTTCAATTCTATTcgcgtcccacggatggcgccaattaatCAATCCTAGATCATCCTATTaaggttaatcaaggattgagtgcaatgagggggtataatggatgtcgattatggttttgggaccttattgtcatattttgtTAAGTGCTAAgtgatcaacaaccatgtcccggtcttcgcaaattaccttaaccaaacaatgatcaagtctcgggcaaagtcacgagagagatcaatatggctagagcaattcctccagaatcaacaacctaaaatgagaggccaagctccctatttataggttcaggagttacgcggaagtaagatgtgcgggcacttaggcattccgcacaaaCACTGCGAGAATCCTTCGCACTCTTTAATATTCTTGCGTAATCCTACCGCGTTCATTAGTAATTTACCGCGGTTCAGCTGTCTTGTGTTTTTGCCTTTAAATGTTCTTCCgcaataaaaatatacatatacataagtatgtatatgatcaCTAGAAACCCTGGATTtcttaacaatacttatgagatttcaagctagtaagcttgtatctttgtttAATGGAAACACAAGTTACAAtttaaagtacaacaaattaaagaagatcataagttagtaaacttgATATTTTAATAATCTTTTTGTAGAAAACTCAAGCTAGGAGCTTGGAtttctaatgttcttgaagatctttaaagtaaaaagttagatctacaagttacatgaagatcataaacataagttttggtcttttaacataaataaagagatcttaaattataaaacttagatctaacaaagtaattaagattcaaagctaaaaagcttgaatcc is from Rutidosis leptorrhynchoides isolate AG116_Rl617_1_P2 chromosome 10, CSIRO_AGI_Rlap_v1, whole genome shotgun sequence and encodes:
- the LOC139870802 gene encoding uncharacterized protein; translated protein: MKQLLATLPTLIAHVDGKILYLYISVANEAFGSVLVAERNKIQKPVYFVSKALAGSEINYAPIEKFIYALVLTSRRLCRYFQGHPVHVLTNLLVKNVLRTLAISGRLAKWAIELGAFEISYLPRTSVKGQVLADYLAEMTGDLEVIHERTQLKPPQHEVWDLYTDGASCIEGAGTGLVLTNPSGEEHTYALRFNFDVTNNEAEYKALLAGLNMVHKMNITQLRAYVDSQLVANQFNGSFEAHELSMQKYLKLVQDSAEKFEFFELSQVSRSQNKKADELSKLAALTFSHFQKQVWVEELPNKSIDGSLFVAAIEEVAPNWMDPIVNYL